The Pseudomonas benzenivorans region CAAGCGTCGCTGAGCGAATGACCGCGCGTCCCGGGGCGAGGACCGGGAGGCGCGGTTTGCTACCGATTCATCGGCTAAGAGTAAGGCGGCGCCGTCAGTCGTCAGGCTTGTCGGCTTTGTCGTGCAACTCTTTTTCGATCTTTTCCAGTTCTTTCTCGAATGCTTGATCGAGAAGATTGGCCTTCTTACGCCAGGGTTTGCGCTCGGGGTCCGGTTGAGCGGCGTAGGTGGTGACTTCCCCGCCGTATACATCCTTGTAACGCTGCGCCTGGCGCTCGAGTTCGGCGCGCAGTTCGTCTTTCGTCACGTGGTTACCCATGGTCTGGAACTTTTAAGGTGACAACGCAAGGCTGCCTGCCTCGCTGCTACGGTCACCGCGTTCGCTGCGGCCTGAGCCGCTGTTTGGTTGTTGGAAGATGTTTCTGTTTGTAATTTGTTATTTTAATTCTAATTAAAACAAACGCTTATCTGTTTAAGCCGTTTCTTTTCACGGTCGGCAGATCCGCGTGGCAGTAATTATGGCGAACACCCGTTAAAAGTCTAGCGCCGATTGAATCCTAGTTAAGAACAGGGCATGCACGCTGTCACGGATTTTCTTCATGGTCGCGCGAGCGAATATTAGGAAGGGCGTGAATAAGTCGCGCGAAGTGTGGGGTATGACTGGTTGGTCACATATTCGGAGGCCGTCTCTAGCGCGACGGTGCGACTTTCATGTTGCGAACAGGGCGAAGGTCTTTGGTTGTCCGGAAACTCCGCGGGCCTTGCGCCGCCGGCGCGCCGGGCGCCTGAAAAAAGGGCCTCAAGTTTGGGCCGGACATTATTTTCCTGCCGATGTCGAATCCGTGCGCCGGCAGACGACTATCGATAGCCACCGCGAAAACAACCGAGAGGGAGAACGCCATGAAATACCTGTGCCTGGTCTACAGCGACGAGCGCGTGCTGCACGACTCGCCCGACAGCCCGCGCGACGAGGAATGTTTCGCCTACGCCGAGACGGTGCAGCAGAGCGGCCGCATGCTCGCCGCCGAGGCCCTGCAGCCGGTGCACACGGCCACCACGGTGCGCATGCGCGGCGGCCAGCTGGCGATCACCGACGGCCCCTTCGCCGAGACCAAGGAGCAGCTCGCCGGCTTCTACCTGGTCGAGGCCCGTGACCTCAACGAGGCCATTCAGATCGCCGGGAAGATTCCCGCCGCCCGGGTCGGCTCGGTGGAGGTGCGGCCGGTGCGCCAGCTGGATGTAGCACCGGCCGGCTGACCCGGCGCCCGCTACGCGCGCCATTCGACGACCATTACAGAGGAGCACCACCATGAGCACCGCAAACCGTCTACAAGACCCGCGCAGCCAGGTCCAGTCTTTGCTGGACAGCTGGGTGCAGGCCGTACAGGCCAAGGACGTCGCGCGCATCGTCGGTCACTATGCAACGGACGTCGTCGCTTACGACGCCATTCTCCAGCTGCAGTTCAAGGGCCGCGAGGCCTACGGCGCGCACTGGCAGGCCTGCATGGAGATGTGTGCGGGGCCGGGCTTCTTCGAGGTCCATGAGCCGACCCTGCTGGTCGGCGACGACCTGGCCCTGGGTTTCTACCTGTGCCACTGCGGCGGCAGCGACGACAAGGGCCAGGAGCAGGCGTCCTGGATGCGCGTGAGCCAGGGCTACCAGAAGCGCGACGGCCGCTGGCTGATCGTGCACGAGCACTTTTCCGCGCCGTTCGACATGCAGAGCGGCAAGGCGCTGTTCGATCTCAAACCTTGAGCGCTATCCGCGCCCCGGCCGCGGGGCGTCATTAACATCCGCAGGCCGCGGTCGCGGCCGCTGAGGAACCTTCATGAGCAGGAGAACAACCAGCATGCTCGGTTACGCCCTTATTGCCCTCGCTTTGCTCCTCGCCCTGTTGCTGACGCTGGTGGCCCGGCAGCCGGATGGCTTTAGTGTCGAGCGCTCGGTCAGCGTGGCGGCGCCGCCGGAGGCGGTGTTCGCCCAGGTCAACGATCTGCGCAACTGGGAGCGTTGGTCGCCCTGGGCCAAGCGTGACCCGGCCATGCAGAAGTCCTACGAGGGCCCCCCTGCCGGCGTCGGCGCGGTCTACCGCTGGGCCGGCAACAAGGAGGTCGGCGAAGGCAGCATGACCCTGGTCGAGAGCCGGCCGAACCAGTCGATCCGCATCCGACTGGTGTTCCTCAAGCCTTTTCAGGCCAGCAACGAGGCACAGTTCCAGTTCGCGCCTGAGGGCGAAGGCACCCGGGTGACCTGGAGCATGAGCGGCTCGAACAACTTCATGGCCAAGGCGATGCACCTGGTGATGGACATGGACAAGATGGTCGGCGGCGACTTCGAGCAGGGCCTCGCGCAGCTGCGGACGCTGGTGGAGGAGGGCGAGGGCGGCTGAGCCGCGAACCCTTTGTCCCATCCGGCGTTTTCACGGGGCTCGGGAACTGCGATCCTCGCGCCAATCGTCCAATCCACTGACCAGGTCAGGCATGACCGGGTCGCGCACGCCCGAGGCCCCCATGCAGATCAGCTCCGACTTCGACAGCGGCAATATCGAGGTGCTCGATGCCGGCAACCCGCAGCGAGTGCTGCTGGCCATACGTCCGGACCTCAATAGCCATCACTTCCAATGGTTTCACTTCAAGGTCGAGGGCCTGCTGCCCGGCCAGCGCTATGGTTTCAGCCTGAGCAACGCCGGCGAGTCGGCCTATAACCAGGCCTGGAGCGGTTACCACGCCGTCGCCTCCTACGACCAGCGCGACTGGTTTCGCGTGCCCAGTCGCTTCGAGGACGGCGCGCTGCAGTTCGAGCTGGAGCCGCGCGAGGCGCAGGTCTGGTTCGCCTACTTCGAGCCCTACAGCCGTGCACGGCACGACGGCTTGATCGCCCAGGCCCTGGAGCGGGCCGGCGCGGAGCTCTTCGCCTGCGGCCAGAGCGTCGAGGGGCGGGCCATCCAGCTATTGCGGGTCAGCCGCAACCGACAGGCGCCGCGCAAGCTCTGGATCATCGCCCAGCAGCACCCCGGCGAGCACATGGCCGAATGGTTTATGGAGGGGCTGATCGAGCGCCTGCAGCGCGATGACGCCGAGCTGGATGCCCTGCTGCAGCAGGCCGATCTCTACCTGGTGCCGAACATGAACCCCGACGGCGCCTTCCGCGGCCATCTGCGCACCAACGCCGCCGGCAAGGACCTCAACCGCGCCTGGCAGTCGGCCGATGCCAGGGAGACGCCCGAGGTGTATTTCGTCCAGCAGCAGATGCGCCGGGTCGGCGTCGACCTGTTCCTCGACATTCATGGCGACGAGGAAATCCCCCAGGTGTTCACCGTCGGCTGCGCGGGCAACCCCGGTTACAGCCCACGCCTGGCGGCCCTGGAGACGGAGTTCAGGCGCCGGCTGCTGGCCAGTGGCGCCGAATACCAGACCGCCCGCGGCTACCCGCTCGATGCGCCGGGCCAGGCCAACCTGACCCTGGCCTGCAACGCCGTGGGCCAGGAGTTCGATTGCCTGTCCTTCACCCTGGAGATGCCGTTCAAGGACCACGACGACCGGCCCGAGCCGAGCACCGGCTGGAACGGCGCGCGCTCCAAGCAGCTGGCCGAGAAGGTGCTCGGTGTGGTGGCGGCGATGGTCGACCAGCTGCGCTGAGCGGCAGAAAAAAGGCGACCCGAGGGTCGCCTTCTTATCGACTGCGAGCCGTTCAGGCGATCTTCTCGCCGTGGGCCTGCTGGTCGGCGTGGTAGGAGGAACGCACCAGGGGACCGGCGGCGACGTTCTTGAAGCCCATCCGGGCGCCTTGCTCGGCGAACCAGGCGAAGCTGTCCGGATGGATGAAGCGCTGCACCGGCAGATGACTGCGCGAGGGCTGCAGGTACTGGCCGAGGGTCAGCATGTCGATGTCGTGCTCGCGCATGCGCTGCATCACCTCGATCACCTCCTCGTCGGTCTCGCCCAGGCCGAGCATCAGCCCGGACTTGGTCGGCACCTGCGGCACCCGTTGCTTGAATTGCTGCAGCAGGTCCAGCGACCACTCGAAGTCCGAGCCCGGGCGCGCCGCCTTGTACAGGCGCGGCACGGTTTCCAGGTTGTGGTTGAACACATCCGGCGGCTCGGTCGCGGTGATCGCCAGGGCCACGTCCATGCGCCCGCGGTAGTCCGGCACCAGGGTCTCCAGCTGGATGGCCGGGCTCAGCGCGCGGATCTCCCGCAGGCAGTCGGCGAAGTGCTGGGCGCCGCCGTCGCGCAGGTCGTCGCGGTCCACCGAGGTGATCACCACGTATTTCAGGCGCAGGTCGGCGATGGCCACCGCCAGGTTCTTCGGCTCGTCCACATCCAGCGGCTTGGGCCGGCCGTGGCCGACGTCGCAGAAGGGGCAACGACGGGTGCAGATGTCGCCCATGATCATGAAGGTGGCGGTGCCGCCGGAGAAGCACTCGCCCAGGTTCGGGCAGCTGGCCTCTTCGCAGACGCTGTGCAGCTTGTGCTTGCGCAGCAGTTGCTTGATCCGCGCCACCTCGGGCGATGCGGCGATCTCCACCCGTATCCAGTCGGGCTTGCGCGGCAGTTGCTCAGTGGGAATGATCTTCACCGGAATGCGCGCCACCTTCTCGGCGCCGCGCAGCTTGACGCCCGCCTCGACCTTGGCCGGCTTGCCGGCGCTGTCCACAACAGTGCTCATGTTCGGTTTCCACTGAGAGCCGGTGCATCGCACCGGCAAGGGTTCAGGTGGAGGGGCAGGCCAGGCGCCGCCCCGAGTCGGCTCAGCCGCGGTAGTAGCGCTGCGGCACGAAGGGCGTCTTGGCCACTTTCATGGCCACGCGCTTGCCGCGCACCATCGCCCAGACTTCGCTGTCCAGCGCCACGTGGCTGCTCTGCACGTAGCCCATGGCCACCGGTGCACCGAGGGTCGGGCCGAAGCCGCCGCTGGTGACGGCGCCGATCACATTGCCCTCGGCGTCGACGATTTCCGCGCCTTCACGTACCGGCACCCGCTCCTGGGGCAACAGGCCGACGCGCTTGCTGGCCACGCCGCTCTGCTGTTGGGCGAAGATGCGCTCGGCGCCGGGGAAGCCGCCGGCCCGCGCGCCGTCGGCGCGGCGGGGCTTGGACATGGCCCACAGCAGGCTGGCCTCGATCGGCGTGGTGCTGGTGCTCATGTCGTGGCCGTACAGGCACAGACCGGCTTCCAGGCGCAGCGAGTCGCGCGCGCCGAGGCCGATGGCCGCGACCTCCGGCTCGGCCAGCAGGCTGCGCGCCAGGGTCTCGGCGTGTTCGTTGGGCATGGAGATCTCGTAGCCGTCTTCGCCGGTGTAGCCGGAGCGGCTGACGAAGCAGTCGACGCCCAGCAGGCGCACGCTGGCGAACTGCATAAAGGTCATCTGCGCCACTTCCGGGGCCAGGCGTGCCAGTACGTCCGCGGCCTTCGGGCCTTGCAGGGCGATCAGCGCGCGCGACTCGAACAGGCTTTCGATCTCGCAGCGGCCGCCGATCTGGCTGCGCAGGTGGGCCAGGTCCTGGTCCTTGCAGGCGGCGTTGACCACCAGGAACAGGCAGTCGTCGGCAAGCCGGGCGACCATCAGGTCGTCGAGGATGCCGCCATTGGCGTCGGTGAACATGGCATAGCGCTGCATGCCCATCGGCAGGTCGAGGATGTCCACCGGCACCAGGCTCTCGAGGGCGGCGGCGGCGTCGGCGCCGCGCAGGACGATCTGGCCCATGTGCGAGACGTCGAACAGGCCGGCGGCGTCGCGGGTGTGCAGGTGCTCTTTCATCACGCCCAGGGGGTACTGCACCGGCATGTCGTAGCCGGCGAAGGGCACCATGCGGGCGCCGAGTTCCAGGTGCAGGCTGTGCAGCGGGGTTTTCGCCAGGTTTTCGCTGGTCATGCGGAGTCTCCAGTAGGGTGCGCCGGGCGCACCTTGTCGTGGTCTATGGGTGGGTCGGGTAGGGCAGGCGCGCGTGGCGCCCGCCGCTCGTCAGCATTCGATGATGTTGACCGCCAGGCCGCCGCGGGCGGTTTCCTTGTACTTGCTCTTCATGTCGGCGCCGGTCTGGCGCATGGTGCGGATCACCTTGTCCAGCGACACGTAGTGCTGGCCGTCGCCGCGCAGGGCCATGCGCGCCGCGTTGATCGCCTTCACCGAGGCCATGGCGTTGCGTTCGATGCAGGGTACCTGGACCAGGCCACCGATCGGATCGCAGGTCAGGCCGAGGTTGTGCTCCATGCCGATCTCGGCGGCGTTCTCCACCTGCGCCACGCTGCCGCCGAGCACTTCGCACAGGGCGCCGGCGGCCATCGAACAGGCCACGCCGACCTCGCCCTGGCAGCCGACCTCGGCGCCGGAGATGGAGGCGTTCTCCTTGTACAGGATGCCGATGGCGGCGGCGGTGAGCAGGAAGCGCACCACGCCGTCCTCGTTGGCGCCGGGGATGAAGCGCATGTAGTAGTGCAGCACCGCCGGCACGATGCCGGCCGCGCCGTTGGTCGGCGCGGTCACCACGCGGCCGCCGCTGGCGTTTTCCTCGTTCACCGCCAGGGCGTAGAGGTTGACCCAGTCCAGCACGCTCAGCGAGTCGCGCAGGGCCGCTTCCGGGTGCTGGCTGAGCTGACGGTAGAGGGCGGCGGCGCGGCGCTTGACCTTGAGCCCGCCGGGCATGATGCCCTCGTTGTGGCAGCCGGCCTTGACGCAGTCCTGCATCACCTGCCAGATCTTCAGCAGGCCCTCGCGGGTCTCGGCCTCCGACCGCCAGGCCGCCTCGTTGGCCAGCATCACCTGGCTGATCGACAGGCTGTGGGCGGCGCACTGCTCCAGTAGCTGCTTGGCGTTCTTGAAGGGGTAGGCCAGGGGCGTCCTGTCCTCGACGATGCGGTCGGCGCCGGCGGCTTCCTCGTCGACCACGAAACCGCCGCCCACCGAGTAGTACTCGCGCGCGCGCAGTTGCAGGCCGGCGGCGTCGAAGGCGCGGAAGATCATGCCGTTGGGGTGATAGGGCAGGGGCTTCCTGATCATCGCCAGGTGTTCTTTCTCGACGAAGCGGATCGCCTTCTCGCCGAGCAGCTTGAGTTCGCCGGCCTTGCGCATGGCGGCCAGGCGCGCATCGATGGTGCTGGTGTCGATGGTGTCGGGCTGGTCGCCTTCCAGGCCGAGCAGCACGGCCTTGTCGCTGCCGTGGCCCTTGCCGGTGGCGCCGAGCGAGCCGTACAGCTCGACCTTGACCGATTCGGTGTTGGCCAGCAGCTCGTCGCGCTTGAGCCCTTCGACGAAACGCACGGCGGCGCGCATCGGCCCGACCGTATGCGAACTGGAGGGGCCGATGCCGATTTTGAATAGATCGAAAACGCTGAGTGACATGATGGACTCCGGCTTCTTGCGCTGCCCATGGCGCGCGCCCGTCAGGCGCGCGTCGGGCTAAGCAACCTAGTTATCTATTCAGCGTAGACCGGGAAGCTGGCGCACAGGCCCGCGACCTGACCACGGACCCGTTCGATGACGCTGGGGTTGTCCAGGTCGGCGAGGATGTCGCAGATCCAGCCGGCCAGCTCACGGCACTCGCCTTCCTTGAGGCCGCGGGTGGTGACCGCCGGGGTGCCGATGCGCAGGCCGGAGGTGACGAACGGCGACTGCGGGTCGTTCGGTACGGCGTTCTTGTTCACCGTGATGTGCGCGGCGCCCAGCGCCGCATCGGCGGCCTTGCCGGTCAGCCCCTGCTTGATCAGGCTGAGCAGGAACAGGTGGTTGTCGGTGCCGCCGGAGACCACCTCGAAGCCGCGGCCGACGAAGACTTCCGCCATGGCCTGGGCGTTCTTGATCACCTGGGCCTGGTAGTCCTTGAAGCCCGGCTCCAGGGCCTCCTTGAAGCACACCGCCTTGGCCGCGATCACGTGCATCAGCGGGCCGCCCTGGGCGCCGGGGAAGACCGCGGCGTTGAGCTTCTTCTCGATCTCCGGGTTGGCCTTGGCCAGGATCAGGCCGCCGCGCGGGCCGCGCAGGGTCTTGTGGGTGGTGGTGGTGACCACGTCGGCGAACGGAATCGGGTTCGGGTACAGGCCGGCGGCGACCAGGCCGGCGACGTGGGCCATGTCGACGAACAGCAGCGCACCGACCTTGTCGGCGATGGCGCGGAAGCGCGGGAAGTCCAGGGTCTTGGAGTAGGCGCTGAAGCCGGCGACGATCATCTTCGGCTGGTGCTCGACGGCAAGGCGCTCGACCTCGTCGTAGTCGATCAGGCCGTCGGCGTCGATGCCGTACTGCACGGCGTTGTACAGCTTGCCCGAGGAGCTGACCTTGGCGCCGTGGGTCAGGTGGCCGCCGTGGGCCAGGCTCATGCCCAGCAGGGTGTCGCCGGCGTTGAGCAGGGCCAGGTAGACGGCGCCGTTGGCCGAGGAGCCGGAGTGCGGCTGGACGTTGGCGTAGTCGGCGCCGAACAGCTGCTTGGCGCGGTCGATGGCCAGCTGCTCGACCAGGTCGACGTGCTCGCAACCGCCGTAGTAGCGCTTGCCCGGGTAGCCTTCGGCGTACTTGTTGGTCAGGCCGGTGCCCTGGGCCTGCATCACAGCGGGGCTGGTGTAGTTTTCCGAGGCGATCAGCTCGATATGGTCTTCCTGGCGGCGCTCTTCGGCGGCGATGGCGTGGGCCAGGGCCGGATCGTAGTGGTCCAGGGTCAGGCTTTTATAGAACATCGGATAAGTCCTGTACTAAGGGCGCGACCGCCTCGCGGTCGCGCCTGGGGGGTTAGCGTTGTACGGGGGCGCCGCCGGCCACACGGCCGTCGCGGGCGAAGTGGTCCTTGGTCAGCTTGACCACCACGGGGCTGAGCAGCAGCAGCGACAGCAGGTTGGGCAGCGCCATCAGGCCGTTGAGGGTGTCGGCGACCAGCCAGGCGAAGTCCAGCTGGGCGATGGCGCCGAAGGGCACGGCCAGGACCCAGAGGATGCGGAACGGCATGATCGACTGGGTGCCGACCAGGTACTCCCAGCATTTCTCGCCGAAGTAGCTCCAGCCGAGGATGGTGGTGAAGGCGAAGACCACCAGGGCGATGCTGAGGATGGCGCCGCCGAAGCCGGGCATGGCCGACTCGAAGGCCGCCGCCGACAGGCCGGCGCCGCTGGCACCGCTGGTCCAGACGCCCGAGGCGATGATCGCCAGGCCGGTCAGGGTGCAGATGATGATGGTGTCGATGAAGGTCCCGAGCATGCCGATCATCCCCGAGCGCACCGCGCTGGTGGTGGTGCCGGCCGCCTGGGCGATGCCGGCGGTGCCCAGGCCCGCCTCGTTGGAGAAGATGCCGCGGGCCACGCCGAAGCGGATGGCCGCCATCACCGCCGCGCCGGCGAAGCCACCGGTGGCGGCCACCGGGGTGAAGGCATGGGTGAAGATCAGCGAGAAGGCACCGGGGATGGCGTCGGCATTGACGATCAGCACCACGATGGCGGCGGCGACGTAGGTCACGCACATGGCCGGCACCAGGGTCGCGGCGACCTTGCCGATGCGCTTGATGCCGCCGAGGATCACCAGGCCGACGAAGGCCATGGCGACCAGGCCGGTGATCCAGGCCGGTACGCCGAAGGTGTCGGTCAGGGCGTGGGCCATGGAGTTGACCTGGACCATGTTGCCGATGCCGAAGCCGGCCAGGCCGCCGAAGATGGCGAAGGCGCTACCGAGCCACAGCCACTTCTTGCCCAGACCGTTCTTGATCGCATACATCGGCCCGCCGACGTGCTCCTTGCGCGCGTCGGTCTCGCGGTAATGTACCGCCAGCACCACTTCGCAGTACTTGGTGGCCATGCCGACCAGGGCGGTGCACCACATCCAGAACAGCGCGCCGGGGCCGCCGAGGAAGATCGCGGTGGCCACGCCGGCGATGTTGCCGGTGCCGACCGTGGCGGCCAGACAGGTCATCAGCGCCTGGAAGGGGCTGATCTCGCCACTGGCCTCGTCGCCTTTCTTGCGGCCCTGCCACATCAGGGCAAAGCCGGCGCCGATCTTGCTCAGGGGCATGAATTTCAGGCGCAGCATGAGGAACAGCCCGGTGCCGAGGATCGCCACCAGCATGGGCGGGCCCCAGACCAGGCCGTTGATTTGATTGGTAAGGGTGTTGATGAATTCCATGTAGAGCACCTCTTTCTTGTTGTAAGCGCGGGTTTACCCGCGTCGGATAGGGGCTTTCGTGCGGTTGTGCCGCAATGGGAATCGCTGGTGTGCAGGGTTGCCGCCGGTAGGCAGCGACCGTTGCGGGGAGGCGCGGCGAGCACCCTGGGTTTGCCGACACAAGCGGCGCGCCGCACCCCCCGCAAGGGGGCTGACCGCCGTCACAGCGGGCGGTCAGGTGCGGCCGCCGGGATGCCGGGGCATCCGTTCGGCCGCACTACTCTCAGGCCTCCTGATAGGCTTCGATGGACGGGCAGGCGCAGACCAGGTTGCGGTCGCCGAACACGTTGTCGACCCGGCCCACCGGTGGCCAGTACTTGGCTTCGACCAGCGAGGCCAGCGGGTACACCGCCTGCTCGCGGCTGTAGCCGTGGTTCCACTCGCCGGCCAGTTCGGCCGCGGTGTGCGGCGCGTTCTTCAGCGGGCTGCCGTCGGCCGGCACTTCGCCACGCTCCACCGCGCGGATTTCCTCGCGGATGGCGATCATGGCGTCGCAGAAGCGATCCAGTTCTTCCTTGGATTCGCTCTCGGTCGGCTCGATCATCAGGGTGCCGGCCACCGGGAAGGACATGGTCGGGGCGTGGAAGCCGAAGTCGATCAGGCGCTTGGCCACGTCGTCGACGCTGATGCCGCTGGTCTCCTTGAGCGGACGCAGATCCAGGATGCACTCGTGCGCCACCAGGCTGTTGCTGCCGGTGTAGAGCACCGGGTAGTGCTCCTCCAGGCGGCGGGCGATGTAGTTGGCATTGAGGATCGCCAGTTGCGAGGCGCGCTTGAGGCCTTCGCCGCCCATCATGCTGATGTACATCCAGGTGATCGGCAGGATGCTGGCGCTGCCGTACGGCGCGGCGCTGACCGCACCTTCCTTGCGCGCCATCTTGTCGTGGCCGGGCAGGAAGGGGATCAGGTGGGCCTTGACGCCGATCGGGCCGACGCCCGGGCCGCCACCGCCGTGGGGGATGCAGAAGGTCTTGTGCAGGTTCAGGTGCGACACGTCGCCGCCGAACTGGCCCGGGGCGCAGAGGCCGACCATGGCGTTCATGTTGGCGCCGTCGATGTACACCTGGCCGCCGTTGTCGTGGACGATCTGGCAGATCTCGCGGATGCCTTCCTCGAACACGCCGTGGGTGGACGGGTAGGTGATCATCAGCGCGGCCAGGCGCTCCTTGTGCTCGACGGCCTTGGCGCGCAGGTCTTCGATGTCGACGTTGCCCAGGCTGTCGCACGCGGTCACCACCACACGCATGCCGGCCATGCTGGCGGTCGCCGGGTTGGTGCCGTGGGCGGACTGCGGGATCAGGCAGATGTCGCGCTGCTCCTCGCCGCGGCTGCGGTGGTAGGCGCGGATCGCCAAGAGACCCGCGTATTCGCCCTGGGAGCCGGCGTTCGGCTGCAGGGAGACGCCGTCGTAGCCGGTGGCGGCGCAGAGCATGGCCTCCAGCTCGTCGGTGAGCTGGCGGTAGCCCTGGCTCTGCTCGCTCGGGGCGAAGGGGTGCAGGTTGCCGAACTCGGCCCAGGTCACCGGGATCATCTCGCTGGTGGCGTTGAGCTTCATGGTGCAGGAGCCCAGCGGGATCATGCTGCGGTCCAGGGCCAGGTCCTTGTCGGCCAGCTTGCGCAGGTAGCGCATCAGCTCGGTTTCGCTGTGGTAGCGGTTGAACACCGGGTGCGCCAGGATCGCCGACTGGCGCAGCAGGCCTTGCGGCAGGCGCGCGGCGACGCTGGCGGCCAGGGCGTCGAAGTCCGGCAGGCTCTGGCCGTCGGCGAACACCGCCCACAGGGCCGATACGGCGGCCGGGGTGGTGGTCTCGTCGAGGGACAGGCCCAGGCGCTCGGCGTCGATCTCACGCAGGTTGATCCCGGCGGCGCGGGCCTTGGCGTGCAGGGCGGCGGTCTGGGCGCCGCTGGCGATGCTCAGGGTGTCGAAGAAGTTTGCCTGCTCGACGCCGTAGCCGAGCTGGCTCAGGCCCTGGGCGAGGATCGCGGTCAGCTGGTGCACGCGCTTGGCGATGCGGGTCAGGCCCTGGGGACCGTGGTAC contains the following coding sequences:
- a CDS encoding L-serine ammonia-lyase; translation: MSLSVFDLFKIGIGPSSSHTVGPMRAAVRFVEGLKRDELLANTESVKVELYGSLGATGKGHGSDKAVLLGLEGDQPDTIDTSTIDARLAAMRKAGELKLLGEKAIRFVEKEHLAMIRKPLPYHPNGMIFRAFDAAGLQLRAREYYSVGGGFVVDEEAAGADRIVEDRTPLAYPFKNAKQLLEQCAAHSLSISQVMLANEAAWRSEAETREGLLKIWQVMQDCVKAGCHNEGIMPGGLKVKRRAAALYRQLSQHPEAALRDSLSVLDWVNLYALAVNEENASGGRVVTAPTNGAAGIVPAVLHYYMRFIPGANEDGVVRFLLTAAAIGILYKENASISGAEVGCQGEVGVACSMAAGALCEVLGGSVAQVENAAEIGMEHNLGLTCDPIGGLVQVPCIERNAMASVKAINAARMALRGDGQHYVSLDKVIRTMRQTGADMKSKYKETARGGLAVNIIEC
- a CDS encoding YciI family protein, with product MKYLCLVYSDERVLHDSPDSPRDEECFAYAETVQQSGRMLAAEALQPVHTATTVRMRGGQLAITDGPFAETKEQLAGFYLVEARDLNEAIQIAGKIPAARVGSVEVRPVRQLDVAPAG
- a CDS encoding SRPBCC family protein; the encoded protein is MSRRTTSMLGYALIALALLLALLLTLVARQPDGFSVERSVSVAAPPEAVFAQVNDLRNWERWSPWAKRDPAMQKSYEGPPAGVGAVYRWAGNKEVGEGSMTLVESRPNQSIRIRLVFLKPFQASNEAQFQFAPEGEGTRVTWSMSGSNNFMAKAMHLVMDMDKMVGGDFEQGLAQLRTLVEEGEGG
- a CDS encoding alanine/glycine:cation symporter family protein; this translates as MEFINTLTNQINGLVWGPPMLVAILGTGLFLMLRLKFMPLSKIGAGFALMWQGRKKGDEASGEISPFQALMTCLAATVGTGNIAGVATAIFLGGPGALFWMWCTALVGMATKYCEVVLAVHYRETDARKEHVGGPMYAIKNGLGKKWLWLGSAFAIFGGLAGFGIGNMVQVNSMAHALTDTFGVPAWITGLVAMAFVGLVILGGIKRIGKVAATLVPAMCVTYVAAAIVVLIVNADAIPGAFSLIFTHAFTPVAATGGFAGAAVMAAIRFGVARGIFSNEAGLGTAGIAQAAGTTTSAVRSGMIGMLGTFIDTIIICTLTGLAIIASGVWTSGASGAGLSAAAFESAMPGFGGAILSIALVVFAFTTILGWSYFGEKCWEYLVGTQSIMPFRILWVLAVPFGAIAQLDFAWLVADTLNGLMALPNLLSLLLLSPVVVKLTKDHFARDGRVAGGAPVQR
- a CDS encoding YybH family protein, producing MSTANRLQDPRSQVQSLLDSWVQAVQAKDVARIVGHYATDVVAYDAILQLQFKGREAYGAHWQACMEMCAGPGFFEVHEPTLLVGDDLALGFYLCHCGGSDDKGQEQASWMRVSQGYQKRDGRWLIVHEHFSAPFDMQSGKALFDLKP
- a CDS encoding M14 family metallopeptidase, which produces MQISSDFDSGNIEVLDAGNPQRVLLAIRPDLNSHHFQWFHFKVEGLLPGQRYGFSLSNAGESAYNQAWSGYHAVASYDQRDWFRVPSRFEDGALQFELEPREAQVWFAYFEPYSRARHDGLIAQALERAGAELFACGQSVEGRAIQLLRVSRNRQAPRKLWIIAQQHPGEHMAEWFMEGLIERLQRDDAELDALLQQADLYLVPNMNPDGAFRGHLRTNAAGKDLNRAWQSADARETPEVYFVQQQMRRVGVDLFLDIHGDEEIPQVFTVGCAGNPGYSPRLAALETEFRRRLLASGAEYQTARGYPLDAPGQANLTLACNAVGQEFDCLSFTLEMPFKDHDDRPEPSTGWNGARSKQLAEKVLGVVAAMVDQLR
- the gcvT gene encoding glycine cleavage system aminomethyltransferase GcvT; this translates as MTSENLAKTPLHSLHLELGARMVPFAGYDMPVQYPLGVMKEHLHTRDAAGLFDVSHMGQIVLRGADAAAALESLVPVDILDLPMGMQRYAMFTDANGGILDDLMVARLADDCLFLVVNAACKDQDLAHLRSQIGGRCEIESLFESRALIALQGPKAADVLARLAPEVAQMTFMQFASVRLLGVDCFVSRSGYTGEDGYEISMPNEHAETLARSLLAEPEVAAIGLGARDSLRLEAGLCLYGHDMSTSTTPIEASLLWAMSKPRRADGARAGGFPGAERIFAQQQSGVASKRVGLLPQERVPVREGAEIVDAEGNVIGAVTSGGFGPTLGAPVAMGYVQSSHVALDSEVWAMVRGKRVAMKVAKTPFVPQRYYRG
- the glyA gene encoding serine hydroxymethyltransferase — protein: MFYKSLTLDHYDPALAHAIAAEERRQEDHIELIASENYTSPAVMQAQGTGLTNKYAEGYPGKRYYGGCEHVDLVEQLAIDRAKQLFGADYANVQPHSGSSANGAVYLALLNAGDTLLGMSLAHGGHLTHGAKVSSSGKLYNAVQYGIDADGLIDYDEVERLAVEHQPKMIVAGFSAYSKTLDFPRFRAIADKVGALLFVDMAHVAGLVAAGLYPNPIPFADVVTTTTHKTLRGPRGGLILAKANPEIEKKLNAAVFPGAQGGPLMHVIAAKAVCFKEALEPGFKDYQAQVIKNAQAMAEVFVGRGFEVVSGGTDNHLFLLSLIKQGLTGKAADAALGAAHITVNKNAVPNDPQSPFVTSGLRIGTPAVTTRGLKEGECRELAGWICDILADLDNPSVIERVRGQVAGLCASFPVYAE
- the lipA gene encoding lipoyl synthase; translation: MSTVVDSAGKPAKVEAGVKLRGAEKVARIPVKIIPTEQLPRKPDWIRVEIAASPEVARIKQLLRKHKLHSVCEEASCPNLGECFSGGTATFMIMGDICTRRCPFCDVGHGRPKPLDVDEPKNLAVAIADLRLKYVVITSVDRDDLRDGGAQHFADCLREIRALSPAIQLETLVPDYRGRMDVALAITATEPPDVFNHNLETVPRLYKAARPGSDFEWSLDLLQQFKQRVPQVPTKSGLMLGLGETDEEVIEVMQRMREHDIDMLTLGQYLQPSRSHLPVQRFIHPDSFAWFAEQGARMGFKNVAAGPLVRSSYHADQQAHGEKIA